Proteins from a genomic interval of Falco rusticolus isolate bFalRus1 chromosome 7, bFalRus1.pri, whole genome shotgun sequence:
- the PSMC1 gene encoding 26S proteasome regulatory subunit 4: MGQSQSGGHGPGGGKKDDKDKKKKYEPPVPTRVGKKKKKTKGPDAASKLPLVTPHTQCRLKLLKLERIKDYLLMEEEFIRNQEQMKPLEEKQEEERSKVDDLRGTPMSVGTLEEIIDDNHAIVSTSVGSEHYVSILSFVDKDLLEPGCSVLLNHKVHAVIGVLMDDTDPLVTVMKVEKAPQETYADIGGLDNQIQEIKESVELPLTHPEYYEEMGIKPPKGVILYGPPGTGKTLLAKAVANQTSATFLRVVGSELIQKYLGDGPKLVRELFRVAEEHAPSIVFIDEIDAIGTKRYDSNSGGEREIQRTMLELLNQLDGFDSRGDVKVIMATNRIETLDPALIRPGRIDRKIEFPLPDEKTKKRIFQIHTSRMTLADDVTLDELIMAKDDLSGADIKAICTEAGLMALRERRMKVTNEDFKKSKENVLYKKQEGTPEGLYL, from the exons ATG GGTCAAAGCCAAAGTGGTGGGCATGGTCCTGGTGGTGGCAAGAAGGATGACAAG GataagaagaagaaatatgaaCCTCCTGTTCCAACcagagtggggaaaaagaagaagaaaacaaagggtCCAGACGCTGCCAGCAAACTCCCCCTGG TGACTCCTCACACACAGTGCAGACTCAAATTGTTAAAGTTGGAGAGAATTAAAGATTACCTCTTAATGGAGGAAGAATTTATCAGAAATCAAGAGCAGATGAAACCTTTGGAAGAGAAGCAAGAG GAAGAAAGGTCAAAGGTGGATGATCTGAGGGGAACACCCATGTCTGTGGGTACCTTGGAGGAGATCATTGATGACAACCATGCTATCGTGTCCACGTCGGTAGGATCAGAGCACTATGTCAGTATTCTGTCTTTTGTGGACAAGGATCTGCTAGAGCCAGGCTGTTCTGTTTTGCTAAATCATAAG GTTCATGCTGTGATAGGAGTTCTGATGGATGACACAGACCCTTTAGTTACTGTGATGAAAGTAGAGAAAGCTCCTCAAGAAACATACGCTGACATTGGTGGCCTTGACAACCAGATTCAAGAAATCAAG GAATCTGTGGAGCTTCCTCTCACTCATCCGGAATACTATGAAGAGATGGGTATAAAGCCACCCAAAGGAGTCATTCTGTATGGCCCACCTGGCACAG GTAAAACTTTACTAGCCAAAGCAGTGGCAAACCAGACTTCGGCAACCTTCCTGAGAGTGGTTGGTTCGGAACTTATACAGAAGTACTTGGGCGATGGTCCAAAGCTCGTGCGTGAACTGTTCCGTGTGGCTGAAGAGCACGCGCCCTCAATTGTCTTCATTGATGAAATCGATGCCATTGGTACCAAGAG GTATGACTCAAATTCAGGTGGTGAGAGAGAGATCCAGCGTACAATGCTGGAGCTGCTGAACCAGCTGGATGGGTTTGACTCTCGGGGGGATGTTAAAGTTATCATGGCTACAAACAGAATAGAAACGCTGGACCCAGCTTTAATTAGGCCAG GACGTATTGATAGGAAAATAGAGTTCCCTCTACCCGATGAAAAGACCAAGAAACGGATCTTTCAAATTCACACAAGCAGGATGACATTGGCTGATGATGTGACTTTGGATGAGCTGATCATGGCAAAAGATGATCTCAGTGGTGCGGACATTAAG GCCATTTGTACAGAGGCCGGTTTGATGGCTTTGAGGGAACGGCGAATGAAAGTAACAAATGAAGATTTCAAAAAGtctaaagaaaatgttctgtatAAGAAGCAGGAGGGAACCCCTGAGGGACTGTATCTTTAA